The Microbacterium schleiferi genome contains the following window.
CGGGTCCATGAAGCCGAGAATCCTCACGCCCTCACCGTCACGAAGCGCTGCTCTCAGAGGCCCTTCTCCTGCAATTAGGAGCTGCCCACGCCACTCTCGGCCGATGCGCATAGCAAGCTCCGGGCGCTTCCCTTTGTCGAGCCTGCCTACCCAGATCGCGAGAGGGCCATCTGGGTTCACTCCCAAGCGGTCTCGAGCCTCTGCTTTGATGTCTGGATTCGGCGGAGTTATTGAAGAGGTGTCAACCGGGTTCTCGATGACCACGATCCTGCGCCTGTCGTACACAGTGCCCGTCAGCGACGCGGCAGCTTCCTCGGAAACGCAAATGATCGCTGTGGCCTCCCTGGAAGCTCGTCTGTACGCGTTGCCGAGCGCGAATCGCATTCGACCGTTGAAGACGCCATGTTCGGTCCACAGCACCGGCATGTCTTGGGCCAGTTGTCGAGTGAAACCAATCTGCTCGCGTTTGAATTGGACATGCGCGAGGCTGTGATCACGCAGACCGACTGCCGTGTCCAGCCTCTCTTGCTCGCTCCTTAGTTTCGCCAGTCCGGTGAAGAGCGTTCTTGATCCCCACTTCGGACCAAGGTCTACGTCGACTTGAGGTGCGGCCCACCTTGGAATGGACCCGAAGAGTGTGCCAGGTATCCCACCATCGCCGTACAGCATTCGCAGGTACTTCTCTGCCCCGCCATCGACGGAAGACTGCGCGACGACGGCGACGTGTGGCCCGGTCAATCTTCGATCCCAGTCCCGGACCAGCGCGCAAAGGGAGGGACAGAGCGTGTTACGTGGGAGTCATCCGCGATTGAACAGTTATCTCCCAGCGTGAGTCCCGGCGCGAAGTCGATTGTCACCCGCCGGCCGATCCTCACTCCGTTCCCGATGACCACACCGTCTCCACCACCAGGCTGAGCGTAAGCGCCAATCGAGGTGCCGCCGCCGATCGAGACATAGTCTCCGATGATCGTGCGTTGTTCGATTCGCACGCGTCCGCGGAACCTCTCGATCGTGACGTTGCTTCCCTTATGCCTGATCTTCATGGCGCAAAGAATATCGTGCGGTCGTTTCGCGTTCGAGACCGCGAAGTTCCGACTAACACACCAATAGCTCAGGTTTCCTTGAATCCTGAGCGTGCAGATTCAAGCCGATCCCGATCCGCTTGAAACTCACAGAGCCCCCG
Protein-coding sequences here:
- a CDS encoding glycosyltransferase family 4 protein — translated: MTGPHVAVVAQSSVDGGAEKYLRMLYGDGGIPGTLFGSIPRWAAPQVDVDLGPKWGSRTLFTGLAKLRSEQERLDTAVGLRDHSLAHVQFKREQIGFTRQLAQDMPVLWTEHGVFNGRMRFALGNAYRRASREATAIICVSEEAAASLTGTVYDRRRIVVIENPVDTSSITPPNPDIKAEARDRLGVNPDGPLAIWVGRLDKGKRPELAMRIGREWRGQLLIAGEGPLRAALRDGEGVRILGFMDPTDLYQAADVLLMTSDGSGEGLPNNVLLEAAAHGVPAVVDGSVAAFRRVVKQSGGLPVHGDWIAGLDLAVSERERRQVAREWAEAHDLTTWRIRHREVFEAAL